GCTCGCCGGCCGCACGCCCTGGTATTTCGTGAGCGGCCTCGGCGCGATGATGGCCGTCATCCTGCTCGTCTTCCGCGACACGCTGCTCTCACTCGTCGCCAGCGTGCAGCTCACCAACAACGACCTCGTGCGCGTCGGCGACTGGATCGAGATGCCGCAATTCGATGCCGACGGCGACGTCGTCGACATCGCGCTCAACAACGTCAAGGTCCGGAACTGGGACAAGACGGTCAGTGTCATTCCCACGCACAAGTTCCTGGAGCACAGCTTCAAGAACTGGCGCAGCATGTTCGAAGGGGGCGGACGACGCATCAAGCGCTCGATCCACATCAACACGTCCACCGTCCGGTTCCTGGACGACGACGAGATCGAGCGCTTCTCGCGCTTCGCGCTGCTGCGTGAGTACATGGCACAGAAGCAGGAGGAGCTCGCACAGTACAACGCGCGCTTCGCCGACGACGCCTCCGTCGTGCCCAACGCACGCCGACTCACCAACATCGGGACCCTGCGCGCCTACATCATCGCATACCTGCGCCAGCACCCGCGCATCCACCAGGAGATGACCTTCCTGGTGCGCCAGCTCGCGCCCACGCCCGAGGGCCTGCCTCTCGAGATCTACGTCTTCACCAACGACACTCGCTGGGCTCACTACGAGGCGATCCAGGCGGACATCTTCGATCACATCCTCTCCATGGTCCCGGAGTTCGGCCTGCGCGTGTACCAGCGGCCGTCGGGCTACGACGTAGCGCCGCTGGCAGTGGCCGAAGCGGCCGGCTAGCGGCGGGGCCGCCCGGGAGACAGCGGACCGCGGGGTCCGCGGGCTTCCGGGGGCGCGCTGACCGCGCAGCACCCAACCATACCCGATCGCACACAGGCTCAGGAGCCGCTTCCCGGTTCGTTTTACGCAATATGTCAATATGATACTTGATATATTTCAGCCGGCGTTGCATGGTATGGCCGGACAGGTCCGACTTCTTCATTGGCAGGGAGGAACAATGGTGATCGTAACAGGGAGTGCAGACGCTGGACGCCCTCCAGACGCAACATCCGGCGAGGGTGTTCAGGTGCACGGCGCCGGCGCGCCACTGCGCCGACTGCTCGAGGTTTCCGTGCTTGGACTGCTGGTCGGCGCTGGGGTCGGGTGCGACGACGGGATGGGTCCGCTGTCCGGGCGGCCGCAGCCGCTCGATCCGGCGCTGGTTGCGGAGGGCAGGGACATCTTCCGGTTCGACACCTTCGGCGACGAGACGTACTGGACGGACACGCTCCGGCTGCACGAGGTCATCGAGTCCGCGGTGAGCCCGGAACTGGCGCTCCAGGTGGGGCTCAAAGTGGACGCGGACGCGCTGCCGCAGTCCGTGAAGGACGCGATCGCGGCAGGCGATGTGGACCTGACGGACCCCGCGACCACGCTTGCGCTGCTCGAGCTCGACGCGGTGCTGGGTGTCAGGGGCGAAGTCGAGGAGGTCGATGGAGTGCGGCGGCTGGGCCGGGTCGGCATCACCTGCGCGCTCTGCCACTCCACGGTGGACAACAGCTTTGCTCCGGGGATCGGGAGCCGACTGGACGGCTGGGCCAATCGCGACCTGAACGTCGGTGCCATCGTCGCACTCTCTCCGGCCGTCCCTGACAACCTGAAGCAGATCCTGAACGCCTGGGGGCCGGGCCGCTACGATCCTCGCATCAACATCGATGGCCTGAACACGCCGATCGTGATCCCGCCCGCGTTCGGCCTCCGGCACGTGGCGCGCGAGACCTTCACCGCCGATGGCGTGGTGTCGTACTGGAACGCATACGTCGCGGTCACGCAGATGCACGGACGGGGCGATTTCAGCGATCCGGCGCTCGGCATCTCGATCGACGTCCCCGACGCCGAGGACCAGGTCACGAGCAAGCTGCCAGCGCTGCGCGAGTACCAGTTCAGCCTGAAGGCTCCGGCGGCCCCGGCCGGCTCGTTCGACGTCGCGGCAGCGG
This genomic window from Longimicrobiales bacterium contains:
- a CDS encoding mechanosensitive ion channel domain-containing protein, whose product is MNRTTDESMMQDLWTRTFGSGWTSTLAGLALVLLTAGLLYLITRRYVLALVRAIVRRTRMRWDEVVFDRSVLSRAAAFVPLVVAQVGLRFVPGMSPLALDIAERIVSAAFILVGALVFDAVLTAGHALYQRLPLAERRPIKSYVQLARIFLYAVALIFIVSRLAGRTPWYFVSGLGAMMAVILLVFRDTLLSLVASVQLTNNDLVRVGDWIEMPQFDADGDVVDIALNNVKVRNWDKTVSVIPTHKFLEHSFKNWRSMFEGGGRRIKRSIHINTSTVRFLDDDEIERFSRFALLREYMAQKQEELAQYNARFADDASVVPNARRLTNIGTLRAYIIAYLRQHPRIHQEMTFLVRQLAPTPEGLPLEIYVFTNDTRWAHYEAIQADIFDHILSMVPEFGLRVYQRPSGYDVAPLAVAEAAG